The following proteins are encoded in a genomic region of Acidobacteriota bacterium:
- the cas5e gene encoding type I-E CRISPR-associated protein Cas5/CasD, with protein sequence MNKDHLILRLDAPLMSFGGVVIDNFGETDDWPSASLLVGIIGNSLGYRRTDREDLQALQDRLVFACRADCEGERLRDFQAADLNKNDKGWTTHGQPEGRAGGANTYIGKHLRYRFYWTDRVITVALRLEPAEGELSLDQVAKALDYPARPLFIGRKPCLPTAPLLVGRGRGESALDAVSKAPLLDAKDQRQAAHTAFAPVHDAPHPFVEDQYREVQVSGRRNWVSDVHGGEQRWLEGRLAIPVEDTP encoded by the coding sequence ATGAACAAGGACCACCTCATACTGCGTCTCGACGCACCGCTGATGAGTTTTGGCGGAGTCGTCATCGATAATTTCGGGGAGACGGACGATTGGCCTAGTGCTTCTTTATTGGTCGGCATAATCGGCAACTCCCTCGGATATCGGCGCACGGACAGGGAAGACTTACAGGCTCTGCAAGACCGTCTAGTGTTTGCCTGCCGGGCCGACTGCGAGGGAGAAAGGCTCAGAGACTTCCAGGCTGCGGACTTGAACAAGAACGACAAAGGATGGACAACACATGGGCAACCCGAAGGGCGCGCTGGCGGTGCTAATACCTATATAGGCAAACACCTACGCTATCGCTTCTATTGGACAGACCGGGTGATTACCGTGGCTCTGCGTCTGGAGCCGGCGGAGGGTGAGCTGTCCCTCGACCAAGTTGCCAAAGCATTGGACTATCCGGCACGACCTCTGTTTATAGGCCGAAAACCATGTCTGCCAACAGCGCCGCTTCTCGTTGGTCGAGGTCGAGGAGAGAGTGCCTTGGATGCTGTCTCGAAAGCTCCCTTGCTGGATGCCAAGGACCAAAGACAGGCCGCGCATACTGCGTTTGCACCAGTTCACGATGCCCCCCATCCCTTTGTTGAGGACCAGTACCGGGAAGTGCAAGTAAGCGGCAGACGCAATTGGGTAAGTGATGTGCATGGTGGGGAACAGCGCTGGTTGGAGGGACGCTTGGCCATCCCTGTGGAGGACACGCCATGA